A stretch of Acidimicrobiia bacterium DNA encodes these proteins:
- a CDS encoding enoyl-CoA hydratase/isomerase family protein: MSYPELECLRLERRGPVGWLLNNRPEQLNAMSAKMRDEFAVAWDTLNHDPEVRVIVHTGEGRAFQTGVDVTEIATDGVGMERYRQSVEDWDLHFTAWHQHVWKPVITAVNGICAGGGFHWIADADIVIAASDAQFFDPHVSVGQVVAIEAIGLLRKVPAEAVMRMAFVGRYERISAQRAYELGMISQIVDPPDRLRDEAQALAEKIARNSPAAMAATKRALWGALETGLTEACRAGARELVSMWGHPDQEEGPRAVAEKREPRWRELQAGT; encoded by the coding sequence GTGAGCTATCCGGAGCTCGAGTGCCTGCGCCTGGAGCGGCGCGGCCCGGTTGGGTGGCTGCTCAACAACCGGCCCGAGCAGCTGAACGCGATGTCGGCGAAGATGCGCGACGAGTTCGCGGTCGCATGGGACACGCTGAACCACGACCCCGAGGTGCGCGTCATCGTGCACACGGGCGAGGGACGCGCGTTCCAGACCGGCGTCGACGTCACCGAGATCGCGACGGACGGGGTCGGGATGGAGCGGTACCGGCAGTCCGTCGAGGACTGGGACCTGCACTTCACCGCGTGGCACCAGCACGTCTGGAAGCCGGTCATCACCGCGGTGAACGGCATCTGCGCAGGCGGCGGGTTCCATTGGATCGCGGACGCGGACATCGTCATCGCGGCGTCCGACGCGCAGTTCTTCGACCCGCACGTCTCCGTGGGACAGGTCGTCGCCATCGAGGCGATCGGGCTGTTGCGCAAGGTTCCCGCGGAAGCGGTCATGCGCATGGCGTTCGTCGGCCGCTACGAGCGGATCTCCGCACAGCGCGCGTACGAGCTCGGGATGATCAGCCAGATCGTCGACCCGCCCGACCGTCTGCGTGACGAGGCGCAGGCGCTCGCCGAGAAGATCGCGCGCAACTCGCCGGCCGCGATGGCAGCGACGAAGCGTGCGCTGTGGGGCGCGCTCGAGACCGGGCTCACCGAGGCGTGCCGGGCGGGCGCGCGCGAGCTCGTCTCCATGTGGGGGCACCCCGACCAGGAGGAGGGGCCGCGCGCGGTCGCCGAGAAGCGCGAACCGCGTTGGCGGGAGCTGCAAGCGGGTACGTGA
- a CDS encoding enoyl-CoA hydratase/isomerase family protein codes for MSAYETLVVERRGAVGWLVFDRPDAGNAMDATMFRELERAWRELDDDPAVRVIVNTGNGRAFQTGLDVAQLARDKDALREQSRRTRDADLRLTAWHNRVWKPVIAAVNGVCAGGGLHFVADADIVIASSDATFLDPHVSIGQVSAYETIGLARKSPMEAITRMALVGRHERMTAQRAYELGILSQVVDPPDRLRDEAQALAEKIARNSPAAMAATKRALWGALEAGLTDACRAGSRELVGMWGHPDQEEGPRAFAERRDARWQVDA; via the coding sequence GTGAGCGCGTACGAGACGCTCGTCGTCGAGCGGCGCGGCGCCGTCGGCTGGCTGGTGTTCGACCGGCCCGACGCGGGCAACGCGATGGACGCCACGATGTTCCGCGAGCTCGAGCGCGCATGGCGCGAGCTCGACGACGACCCCGCGGTCCGGGTGATCGTCAACACCGGGAACGGGCGCGCGTTCCAGACCGGTCTCGACGTCGCGCAGCTCGCGCGCGACAAGGACGCGCTCCGGGAGCAGTCGCGCCGCACACGTGATGCCGACCTCCGGCTCACCGCGTGGCACAACCGCGTGTGGAAGCCCGTGATCGCGGCCGTGAACGGCGTGTGCGCGGGCGGTGGGCTGCACTTCGTCGCCGACGCCGACATCGTGATCGCCTCGTCCGACGCGACGTTCCTCGATCCCCACGTGTCGATCGGTCAGGTCAGCGCGTACGAGACCATCGGGCTCGCACGGAAGTCGCCGATGGAGGCGATCACGCGCATGGCGCTCGTCGGCCGGCACGAGCGGATGACGGCGCAGCGTGCATACGAGCTCGGGATCCTGTCGCAGGTCGTCGACCCGCCCGATCGCCTGCGTGACGAGGCGCAGGCGCTCGCGGAGAAGATCGCCCGCAACTCGCCCGCCGCGATGGCGGCGACGAAGCGCGCGCTGTGGGGCGCGCTCGAGGCGGGTCTGACGGACGCCTGTCGCGCAGGGTCGCGCGAGCTCGTCGGCATGTGGGGTCACCCCGACCAGGAGGAAGGTCCCCGCGCGTTCGCGGAGCGGCGGGACGCACGCTGGCAGGTGGACGCGTGA
- a CDS encoding acyl-CoA dehydrogenase family protein: MTAGTRLAIDRTTPPDDAARVARDWVEEHVPVEWREAARRGGPAAIRDVRSRADYEAWYPRFADSGLVVPTWPVAYGGLDLTPAVARAIEAELAPYNLGRLNPLGLNLAAPALFAHGTEEQRLRFLPPIVRNDEVWCQLFSEPGAGSDLASLATVATRDGDEWVVHGQKVWTTWAHLADFGVLLARTDPDVPKRRGITYFLLDLHQPGVEVRPLRHIGGEREFNEVFLDGARVPDSQRVGDVGDGWRVANATLSGERQMVSGAGSGGVDRIGGSSVTRLLDLARRTGHASDPVARQHLMRLFSEERIRAWTNQRVRAQVKAGRAPGPESSIGKVHQGSLNQRMQEQAVAALGMAATAFEVATGVDASDYATTLPYEVAGMLRSRANTIEGGTTEINKNVVGERVLGLPREPDPWQGAAWREVPRS, from the coding sequence ATGACGGCCGGCACGCGACTCGCGATCGACCGCACGACGCCGCCGGACGACGCCGCGCGCGTCGCTCGTGACTGGGTCGAGGAGCACGTGCCGGTCGAGTGGCGCGAAGCAGCCCGCCGCGGCGGGCCCGCCGCGATCCGGGACGTGCGCTCGCGCGCCGACTACGAGGCCTGGTACCCGCGGTTCGCCGATTCGGGGCTCGTCGTGCCGACCTGGCCCGTCGCGTACGGCGGGCTCGACCTGACACCGGCTGTCGCGCGTGCGATCGAGGCCGAGCTCGCGCCGTACAACCTCGGCCGGCTCAACCCGCTCGGGCTCAACCTCGCCGCGCCCGCTCTGTTCGCGCACGGCACCGAGGAGCAACGCCTGCGGTTCCTGCCTCCGATCGTGCGCAACGACGAGGTGTGGTGCCAGCTGTTCAGCGAGCCGGGCGCGGGCAGCGACCTCGCGTCGCTCGCGACCGTCGCGACGCGTGACGGCGACGAGTGGGTCGTCCACGGGCAGAAGGTGTGGACGACGTGGGCGCACCTCGCCGACTTCGGCGTGCTGCTCGCGCGCACCGATCCCGACGTCCCGAAGCGGAGGGGCATCACCTACTTCCTGCTCGACCTGCACCAGCCCGGCGTCGAGGTCCGGCCGTTGCGCCACATCGGTGGCGAGCGCGAGTTCAACGAGGTGTTCCTCGACGGTGCGCGCGTCCCGGACTCCCAGCGCGTCGGTGACGTCGGCGACGGGTGGCGCGTCGCCAACGCGACGCTCTCGGGCGAGCGCCAGATGGTGTCGGGCGCCGGCTCCGGGGGCGTCGACCGCATCGGCGGCTCGAGCGTGACCCGCCTGCTCGATCTCGCGCGGCGCACCGGCCACGCGAGCGACCCGGTCGCCCGCCAGCACCTGATGCGCCTGTTCAGCGAGGAGCGGATCCGCGCGTGGACGAACCAGCGTGTGCGCGCGCAGGTGAAGGCCGGTCGCGCCCCGGGCCCCGAGAGCTCGATCGGAAAGGTCCACCAGGGCTCGCTCAACCAGCGGATGCAGGAGCAGGCCGTCGCCGCGCTGGGCATGGCGGCCACCGCGTTCGAGGTCGCGACCGGCGTCGACGCGTCCGACTACGCAACGACGCTGCCGTACGAGGTCGCCGGCATGCTCCGCAGCCGTGCGAACACGATCGAGGGCGGCACGACCGAGATCAACAAGAACGTCGTAGGGGAGCGCGTGCTCGGGCTCCCGCGCGAGCCCGACCCGTGGCAGGGCGCGGCCTGGCGCGAGGTGCCCCGCTCGTGA
- a CDS encoding class I adenylate-forming enzyme family protein has product MNLADLLLQHPFAAGDDLLHDLHRSVTAGDARARAQQIALALRDAGVAPHKPVAVCLEDGIETVLTMFGVWLAGAVFVPVNPRVPERERDEIVRAVRPAAVVTDAGTIARREGAVTHESDAAFVLWTSGTTGRPKAILHTHTAYFELLDRVLGNLRGSSRSGTPPTPNLIPVALTLNAGIYNVLFGLRAGAAIVVMGRFDTRTFAELVRRFGIRSTVLPPAAMAMLSDDAAVTDLAPLRYVRSITAPLSPLQARRFVDKFGVTVLNGYGQAEIGEVIGWTAADAKEHPEKLGAVGRAHPGVDVRIVDDAGTALGTDEVGELLVRPPRMAAGYADGSSLSERVDGDGFLRTGDLARVDDDGFVWIEGRVGDVINRGGNKVFPDHVEEVLRLAPGVDDVAVVGAPDARLGEVPVAFVVGDADDATLERVCREHLVAYKVPVAYHHVAALPRSDVGKVLRRDLAARLAGSRA; this is encoded by the coding sequence ATGAATCTGGCAGATCTGCTCCTGCAGCACCCCTTCGCCGCCGGCGACGACCTGCTGCACGACCTGCACCGGTCCGTCACGGCGGGTGACGCGCGCGCCCGGGCGCAGCAGATCGCGCTGGCGCTGCGCGACGCGGGCGTCGCGCCGCACAAGCCGGTCGCGGTCTGCCTCGAGGACGGGATCGAGACCGTCCTCACGATGTTCGGTGTCTGGCTCGCGGGCGCAGTCTTCGTCCCGGTGAACCCGCGCGTGCCGGAGCGCGAGCGGGACGAGATCGTGCGCGCGGTGCGACCGGCGGCGGTCGTGACGGACGCCGGCACGATCGCGCGACGCGAGGGTGCGGTGACCCACGAGTCCGACGCCGCGTTCGTTCTGTGGACGTCGGGGACCACCGGGCGCCCGAAGGCGATCCTGCACACGCACACCGCGTACTTCGAGCTCCTCGACCGCGTGCTGGGCAACCTGCGTGGATCCTCACGGTCCGGCACACCGCCGACGCCGAACCTCATCCCGGTCGCGCTGACACTCAACGCCGGCATCTACAACGTGCTGTTCGGTCTGCGCGCCGGCGCCGCGATCGTGGTCATGGGCCGCTTCGACACGCGCACGTTCGCGGAGCTCGTGCGGCGCTTCGGGATCCGCTCCACGGTGCTGCCACCCGCCGCGATGGCGATGCTGAGCGACGACGCCGCGGTGACCGACCTCGCGCCCCTTCGCTACGTCCGCAGCATCACCGCGCCGCTGTCGCCGCTGCAGGCGCGCCGGTTCGTCGACAAGTTCGGCGTCACCGTGCTGAACGGGTACGGGCAGGCGGAGATCGGCGAGGTCATCGGCTGGACGGCGGCCGACGCCAAGGAGCATCCCGAGAAGCTCGGGGCGGTCGGGCGCGCCCACCCGGGTGTCGACGTGCGCATCGTCGACGACGCCGGCACGGCGCTGGGCACCGACGAAGTGGGCGAGCTCCTCGTGCGCCCGCCCCGGATGGCCGCGGGGTACGCCGACGGGTCGTCACTGTCGGAACGCGTGGACGGCGACGGGTTCCTCCGCACCGGCGACCTCGCGCGCGTCGACGACGACGGGTTCGTGTGGATCGAGGGACGCGTCGGCGACGTCATCAACCGCGGCGGCAACAAGGTGTTCCCCGACCATGTCGAGGAGGTGTTGCGCCTCGCGCCCGGGGTCGACGACGTCGCGGTCGTCGGCGCGCCCGATGCGCGTCTCGGCGAGGTGCCCGTCGCGTTCGTCGTCGGCGACGCCGACGACGCGACGCTCGAGCGCGTCTGCCGTGAGCATCTCGTCGCGTACAAGGTCCCGGTCGCGTACCACCACGTCGCCGCGCTCCCGCGCAGCGACGTCGGCAAGGTGCTCCGCCGTGACCTGGCCGCGCGCCTCGCGGGAAGCCGCGCATGA
- a CDS encoding MaoC family dehydratase N-terminal domain-containing protein, producing the protein MTDAASITDAGVARLRARIGVGQPHPQPPHYRQPNEDAFRHVAEAYGDDNPLWCDPEYATTTRWGGPLAPPHLVGGDTLIGEDEVGRLDDETRALLKGDPIRGAHAYYAGSFREWWAPLRPGMRVTRRNALVGVHDKRSEFAQRAVHEWTAEVFAAAGGPVLAAQYRLMIRTERDKAEERGKYDDVEIRPYTDDELAAIDDVYATERDRRRGPLPRYWEDVGEGEEVGPLVKGPLRVTDMVCWHVGVGMGLYGVKALRLGYEQRRRVPRFFQPDDLNVPDVQQRVHWDAEWARRAGNPAIYDYGRMRETWLIHLCTDWMGDDAWLWKLDCQFRRFNYVGDTHWMRGRVTRRYESEAGPAVDLDVWGENQRGETTTPGHATILLPSREHGAVRLPDPPGGATTCQEALDALVQRFALMERQGA; encoded by the coding sequence GTGACCGACGCTGCCTCGATCACCGACGCCGGCGTCGCCCGTCTCCGCGCACGCATCGGCGTCGGGCAACCGCACCCGCAGCCGCCGCACTACCGGCAGCCCAACGAGGACGCGTTCCGTCACGTCGCCGAGGCGTACGGGGACGACAACCCACTGTGGTGCGACCCCGAGTACGCGACGACCACCCGTTGGGGCGGGCCGCTCGCCCCGCCCCACCTCGTCGGCGGGGACACGCTGATCGGCGAGGACGAGGTCGGCCGGCTCGACGACGAGACGCGCGCGCTGCTGAAGGGCGATCCCATCCGCGGCGCGCACGCGTACTACGCGGGGAGCTTCCGCGAGTGGTGGGCACCGCTGCGACCGGGCATGCGCGTGACGCGGCGCAACGCGCTCGTCGGCGTGCACGACAAGCGCAGCGAGTTCGCGCAACGCGCCGTGCACGAGTGGACGGCGGAGGTGTTCGCGGCGGCCGGCGGGCCCGTCCTCGCCGCGCAGTACCGCTTGATGATCCGCACGGAACGCGACAAGGCCGAGGAGCGCGGGAAGTACGACGACGTCGAGATCCGGCCCTACACGGACGACGAGCTCGCCGCCATCGACGACGTCTACGCGACCGAGCGCGACCGCCGGCGCGGGCCGCTCCCCCGCTACTGGGAGGACGTGGGCGAGGGCGAGGAGGTCGGGCCGCTGGTGAAGGGACCGCTGCGCGTCACCGACATGGTGTGCTGGCACGTGGGCGTCGGCATGGGCCTCTACGGCGTGAAGGCGCTCCGGCTCGGCTACGAGCAGCGCCGGCGCGTCCCGCGCTTCTTCCAGCCCGACGACCTCAACGTCCCCGACGTGCAGCAGCGCGTCCACTGGGACGCGGAGTGGGCCCGGCGCGCGGGCAACCCCGCGATCTACGACTACGGCCGGATGCGCGAGACGTGGCTCATCCACCTGTGCACCGACTGGATGGGCGACGACGCGTGGCTCTGGAAGCTCGACTGCCAGTTCCGCCGGTTCAACTACGTCGGCGACACCCACTGGATGCGCGGGCGGGTCACCCGGCGCTACGAGAGCGAGGCCGGGCCGGCCGTGGACCTCGACGTGTGGGGCGAGAATCAGCGGGGCGAGACGACGACGCCCGGCCACGCGACGATCCTGCTGCCGAGCCGCGAGCACGGTGCGGTCCGGCTCCCCGACCCGCCGGGCGGCGCGACCACGTGCCAGGAGGCGCTCGACGCGCTCGTGCAACGCTTCGCCCTGATGGAGAGGCAAGGCGCGTGA
- a CDS encoding enoyl-CoA hydratase-related protein yields MKDYPAPVDGLIVEHDGLVLRLRLDRPARRNALTDDIVLALVDTIEAAGSDESVRVISLDANGDHFCSGFDLSLRGGGDAKPRTGATQRQMRWHVNRLIPTMLETQTPIVCAARGWVVGLGLHIALASDFTVVADDARLWAPFTTLGFTPDSGGSWLVPRLVGVARAKELLMLGRRIEGTRAAEWGMVHRAVPAAEVDGVANELVAELASAATVAVGLTKLLVQRSLTVDLERHLADEALAMELSSRSEDFHENARAKREKRAPEFRGR; encoded by the coding sequence GTGAAGGACTATCCCGCACCGGTCGACGGGCTGATCGTCGAGCACGACGGGCTCGTGCTGAGGTTGCGGCTCGACCGGCCCGCGCGCCGCAACGCGCTCACCGACGACATCGTGCTGGCACTGGTCGACACGATCGAGGCCGCCGGGAGTGACGAGTCGGTGCGCGTGATCTCGCTCGACGCCAACGGCGACCACTTCTGCTCGGGCTTCGACCTCTCGCTCCGCGGTGGCGGTGACGCGAAGCCGCGGACGGGCGCGACGCAGCGTCAGATGCGCTGGCACGTCAACCGCCTGATCCCGACGATGCTCGAGACGCAGACGCCCATCGTCTGCGCAGCACGCGGATGGGTCGTGGGGCTCGGCCTGCACATCGCGCTCGCGTCGGACTTCACGGTCGTCGCGGACGACGCGCGGCTGTGGGCGCCGTTCACGACGCTCGGCTTCACACCCGACTCGGGCGGCTCGTGGCTCGTCCCCCGGCTCGTCGGTGTCGCGCGCGCCAAGGAGCTGCTGATGCTCGGCCGCAGGATCGAGGGCACGCGCGCCGCCGAGTGGGGCATGGTGCACCGCGCGGTGCCGGCCGCCGAGGTCGACGGGGTCGCGAACGAGCTCGTCGCGGAGCTCGCGTCGGCGGCGACCGTCGCGGTCGGGCTCACCAAGCTGCTCGTGCAGCGGTCGCTCACGGTCGACCTCGAGCGGCACCTCGCCGACGAGGCGCTCGCGATGGAGCTGTCGAGCCGGTCCGAGGACTTCCACGAGAATGCACGCGCGAAGCGCGAGAAGCGCGCGCCCGAGTTCCGGGGACGGTGA
- a CDS encoding FadD3 family acyl-CoA ligase, with protein sequence MTNEQFVETPLSDTPTTIPAALQRAVERFGAQEGLVDGETRLTFAQLAEDVDRAACALVASGVQPGDRVAIWAPNIGEWPVVALAIHRVGGVVVPINTRFKGSEAAYILRTAGARRLFTVTDFLDTDYVALLRAASDVPALDDVVVLRGTVPDGAEGWKAFLDRGAGVDASEVQARADAIGPDDLCDILFTSGTTGAPKGAMLAHGATCRAYTAWSDVVGLREGDRYLIINPFFHSFGLKAGILACVLKGATIIPHAVFDVPSVMKRVAEERVSMLPGPPAIYQTMLDHPNVRDHDMSSLRLSVTGAATVPVEMIRRMRSELAFETIVTGYGLTETTGIATMCRHDDDPETIATTAGRPIPGMELRIVDEQRNDVPQGEQGEIVLRGYNVMKGYFGDPAATAVTIDDDGWLHTGDVGLLTPEGNVRITDRTKDMFIVGGFNAYPAEIENIILTNPDVGQVAVVGVPDHRLGEVGMAFVVPRAGATVDPDALIAWCRENMANYKVPRHVEIVDAFPLNASGKVLKYELRDRGREIVGES encoded by the coding sequence GTGACCAACGAGCAATTCGTCGAGACGCCGCTGAGCGACACGCCGACGACGATCCCGGCCGCGCTGCAGCGCGCGGTCGAGCGGTTCGGCGCGCAGGAAGGCCTCGTCGACGGCGAGACGCGCCTGACGTTCGCGCAGCTCGCCGAGGACGTCGACCGCGCGGCCTGCGCGCTCGTCGCGTCGGGCGTGCAGCCGGGCGACCGCGTCGCGATCTGGGCCCCGAACATCGGCGAATGGCCCGTTGTCGCGCTCGCGATCCATCGCGTCGGCGGGGTCGTCGTCCCGATCAACACGCGCTTCAAGGGCTCCGAAGCCGCGTACATCCTGCGCACCGCGGGCGCGCGCAGGCTCTTCACGGTCACGGACTTCCTCGACACCGACTACGTCGCGTTGCTGCGCGCGGCGAGCGACGTCCCGGCGCTCGACGACGTCGTCGTCCTGCGCGGCACCGTTCCCGACGGCGCGGAGGGGTGGAAGGCGTTCCTCGACCGCGGCGCCGGCGTCGACGCGTCGGAGGTGCAGGCGCGCGCCGACGCGATCGGGCCCGACGACCTGTGCGACATCCTGTTCACGTCGGGGACGACGGGCGCGCCGAAGGGCGCGATGCTCGCCCACGGCGCGACCTGCCGGGCGTACACGGCGTGGAGCGACGTCGTCGGCCTGCGCGAGGGCGACCGCTACCTGATCATCAACCCGTTCTTCCACTCGTTCGGGCTGAAGGCCGGGATCCTCGCCTGCGTCCTGAAGGGCGCGACGATCATCCCGCACGCGGTGTTCGACGTGCCGTCGGTGATGAAGCGCGTCGCCGAGGAGCGCGTGTCGATGCTGCCCGGACCGCCCGCGATCTACCAGACGATGCTCGATCACCCCAACGTGCGTGACCACGACATGTCGTCGCTCCGTCTCTCGGTGACCGGCGCCGCGACGGTCCCCGTCGAGATGATCCGCCGCATGCGCAGCGAGCTCGCGTTCGAGACGATCGTGACGGGCTACGGGCTCACCGAGACGACGGGCATCGCCACGATGTGCCGCCACGACGACGACCCCGAGACGATCGCAACGACCGCCGGCCGTCCCATTCCGGGCATGGAGCTGCGCATCGTCGACGAGCAGCGCAACGACGTGCCGCAGGGCGAGCAGGGCGAGATCGTGCTGCGGGGCTACAACGTCATGAAGGGCTACTTCGGCGACCCGGCCGCGACCGCGGTCACGATCGACGACGACGGCTGGCTGCACACCGGCGATGTCGGGCTGCTGACGCCCGAGGGCAACGTTCGCATCACCGACCGCACGAAGGACATGTTCATCGTGGGCGGGTTCAACGCCTACCCGGCCGAGATCGAGAACATCATCCTGACCAACCCCGACGTCGGCCAGGTCGCGGTCGTCGGCGTACCCGACCACCGGCTGGGCGAGGTCGGCATGGCATTCGTCGTGCCGCGCGCGGGCGCGACCGTCGACCCGGACGCCCTGATCGCGTGGTGCCGCGAGAACATGGCGAATTACAAGGTCCCGCGGCACGTCGAGATCGTCGACGCGTTCCCGCTCAACGCGAGCGGCAAGGTCCTCAAGTACGAGCTGCGCGACCGCGGCCGCGAGATCGTCGGCGAGTCGTAG
- a CDS encoding GntR family transcriptional regulator has translation MSTARPELVRRSSGEHAAVHIRRLIFDGELRPGTRVPQEQIAQALGISRIPIREALIALEREGWVTIELHRGAFVNALDERAVRDTYDLFGLVYGFAVRRAVERTDGDLAARLRELADAVAASDDPDEVGKNVLAFHAAVVDAAASPRVRVVLRSMSGLIPGSFFALVPGAIESERKGLTTIARAVARHDAEKAAAGYERMMRKQGELVVKLFEQRGLFDEPGGAGA, from the coding sequence GTGAGTACCGCGCGGCCTGAGCTCGTCCGGCGCAGCAGTGGCGAGCACGCGGCCGTCCACATCCGCCGGCTCATCTTCGACGGCGAGCTGCGCCCGGGAACGCGTGTCCCCCAGGAGCAGATCGCGCAGGCGCTCGGGATCAGCCGCATCCCGATCCGCGAGGCGCTCATCGCGCTGGAGCGTGAGGGGTGGGTGACGATCGAGCTGCACCGCGGCGCCTTCGTCAACGCGCTCGACGAGCGCGCGGTCCGCGACACCTACGACCTCTTCGGGCTCGTGTACGGCTTCGCGGTGCGCCGTGCGGTGGAACGCACGGACGGTGACCTCGCCGCGCGGCTGCGCGAGCTCGCCGACGCGGTCGCCGCGTCGGACGATCCCGACGAGGTCGGCAAGAACGTGCTCGCGTTCCACGCCGCGGTCGTGGACGCCGCCGCGTCGCCGCGCGTGCGGGTCGTGCTGCGGTCGATGTCCGGCCTGATCCCGGGCAGCTTCTTCGCGCTTGTGCCGGGCGCGATCGAGAGCGAGCGCAAGGGCCTGACGACGATCGCGCGCGCCGTCGCTCGTCACGACGCCGAGAAGGCCGCCGCCGGGTACGAGCGGATGATGCGCAAGCAGGGCGAGCTCGTCGTGAAGCTGTTCGAGCAGCGCGGCCTGTTCGACGAGCCGGGAGGTGCGGGAGCGTGA
- a CDS encoding amidohydrolase family protein yields MFDGHVPARYRDRAPRVVDEPDGSQQWYYGDVRGRNLGLNAVAGKPPEMYNVNPSRYEDMRPGCYDVDARVRDMSAGGQLAGLNFPNWTGFAGQVLQLGPDRDVNLVMIKAYNDWHVDEWCGAHPERFIPCGILPLFDVEEAAKEIHRLAAKGCHAVTFSENPVGLGMPSIHTDAWDPLFAACCDTGTVLCCHVGSSSKSASTTPDAPPPVPMNLSSTMSIYTLGDLLWAGFWHRFPALRFALSEGDIGWIPYFLQRAEHTLARHNGWMRHEQPQGLSPTELFHERILVCFIEDRVGMELLDRFNVDNVCWESDYPHSDSSWPNAPEHLASMFDGVDGARVAKITHENAMRHFRFDPFASRARERCTAAALRAEAGDVDTVTHVGRLADESDRDAWRRMTGAAARTAR; encoded by the coding sequence ATGTTCGACGGCCACGTCCCCGCGCGATACCGCGACCGCGCGCCGCGCGTCGTCGACGAGCCGGACGGCTCGCAGCAGTGGTACTACGGCGACGTCCGCGGGCGGAACCTGGGACTGAACGCGGTCGCGGGCAAGCCACCCGAGATGTACAACGTGAACCCGTCGCGCTACGAGGACATGCGCCCGGGCTGCTACGACGTCGACGCGCGCGTGCGCGACATGTCGGCCGGCGGCCAGCTCGCGGGGCTGAACTTCCCGAACTGGACCGGGTTCGCGGGCCAGGTGCTGCAACTCGGCCCGGACCGCGATGTCAACCTCGTCATGATCAAGGCGTACAACGACTGGCACGTCGACGAGTGGTGCGGCGCGCACCCCGAGCGGTTCATCCCGTGCGGCATCCTGCCGCTCTTCGACGTCGAGGAGGCCGCGAAGGAGATCCACCGCCTCGCGGCGAAGGGCTGCCACGCGGTCACGTTCTCCGAGAACCCGGTCGGGCTCGGCATGCCGAGCATCCACACCGACGCGTGGGACCCGTTGTTCGCCGCGTGCTGCGACACCGGCACCGTGCTGTGCTGCCACGTCGGCTCGTCGTCGAAGTCCGCGTCGACGACGCCGGACGCGCCGCCCCCGGTGCCGATGAACCTGTCGTCGACCATGTCGATCTACACGCTCGGCGACCTCCTGTGGGCGGGGTTCTGGCACCGCTTCCCGGCGTTGCGCTTCGCGCTGAGCGAAGGCGACATCGGGTGGATCCCGTACTTCCTGCAGCGCGCCGAGCACACGCTCGCCCGTCACAACGGGTGGATGCGCCACGAGCAGCCGCAGGGCCTGAGCCCGACCGAGCTCTTCCACGAGCGGATCCTCGTGTGCTTCATCGAGGACCGCGTCGGGATGGAGCTGCTGGACCGGTTCAACGTCGACAACGTGTGCTGGGAGTCCGACTACCCGCACTCCGACAGCTCGTGGCCGAACGCACCCGAGCACCTCGCGTCGATGTTCGACGGCGTCGACGGCGCGCGCGTCGCGAAGATCACGCACGAGAACGCGATGCGCCACTTCCGGTTCGATCCGTTCGCGTCGCGTGCGCGCGAGCGCTGCACCGCGGCCGCGCTGCGCGCCGAGGCCGGCGACGTCGACACCGTCACCCACGTCGGTCGCCTCGCGGACGAGTCCGACCGTGACGCGTGGCGCAGGATGACGGGCGCGGCCGCGCGCACCGCCCGTTAG